Part of the Sinorhizobium sp. BG8 genome, GACCCCGCGACCAGGACCCGCCGGCCTGCGCCGTCGGCAACCTCGCGCGCGAGACGCCCAGCCCGGTCGGCAAGGGTGCGCCCGTGGGCTGCAAACCGATCCTCTCCGAGCATATGGGGCACGAGCCCGTAGGAATTCGTGGTGATGATGTCGGTTCCGCTGTCGACATAGGCCTGATGGGCTCGAGAGACGTATTCGGGTGCCTCGATCAGGGAAAGAGCGGACCATTCCGGCAGGCGGAACGGTGCGCCGAGCCGTTCGAGTAGGCGTCCCATGCCGCCGTCGAGGATGGTGAAGGTGGGTTCGGTTGTCATTGCTATCCTCCCTGTCGACCGGCGGCGAAGCCCCGGCCGAAGCGCCGTTCCAGGCGATTCTGCACGAGCTCGAGTCCGATCGACAATAACCAGTAGATTGCAGCCGCCGTCAGCAGCATTTCCATGTAGTGATAGGTGGCCCGCCCGTAGGACTGGGCCAGGAAATTCAGTTCCCACAGCCCCATGACGGAGACCAGGGACGAATCCTTCAGCATCGAGATGAAATGCCCGCCGGCAGGCGGAATGATGATGCGCATCGCCTGTGGAGCGATGATCTTGAAGGCGATGACGCCGCGGCCGAGCCCCAGCGCCCTGGCGGCCTCGGCCTGTCCAAGCGGAACGGAAAGGATACCTGCCCGGATGGTCTCGGCGAGATAGGCGCCATAGTTGAGCGAGAGCGCCAGAATACCGGAAACGAATCCGGACAGCACGATCCCGAATTGCGGCAGCGCGAGGTAGATGATCAGCACCTGGACCAGCAGCGGCGTGCCGCGAAAAAACGACGCGTAGAAGGTCGCGCATCCGAAGGCCAGCGCATTGGACGAAAGCCGCCCCAGCGCCGTCAGAACAGCAACGACGAGCGAGACGATCATCGATGTCACGGTGATCAGGATCGTGAGCACGACGCCCTGGACAAACCCGTCCGGCGACAGGCGCAATCCCAGCATGAAGGGAAGCTTCTCCCCTATCAGGCCGAAATCGAGGCCGAGATTGTAGAAAAGGCTCAGCAACAGCGTCAGCAGCGCCAGCCAGACCAGTTGTACGCGCAGGCGAAAACCGGCAGGCCCGGACAGGGGAAACCGTGCCCGGACCCGCTCGGGATTCTCGACTGCTGGCAGAACGATATCAGAAGGCATATTTCGTGATATCGACCTTGAACCACTTCTCCGAGATCTTGGCGAGCGTACCGTCATCCTTCAGTTCGGTTATGACGCGCTTGATCTCCGCATCCCATTCAGCGTCGCCCTTGTCGGTCACCACGGCGTTCGGCTCGGCGAAGAGCGGCTCGCCAGCGAGCTTCAGCTTGCCGGTTGCGTCGATCTGGCCCTGCGCCGTCCCGAGCGAAGCGACGATGGCATCGAGCCGCACGCCTGCACCCAGCGCAAGGTTCTGGAAGTTGACGGTTTCGTCGTTCGGCACGACCTGAACTTCGCCGAAGGGAAACGCGATGGCAGGCTGGCCGGGGATCGAGAAATTGCGGTTTACATAGGCCTCATAGGACGAACCGGTGCCAACACCGACACGCTTGCCCGTGATGTCGGCCACCGACTTGATCGCCTGCTCATCCTTGTTCACGACCAGCACGGCCGGAACGCTATAGTAATTGACCGGGAAATTGACGACTTTCGCCCGTTCTTCCGTCGGCGTCGATGACGTGATCGCAATGTCCCACCGGCCCGCCCAACGGCCGCCGATGATCGTTTCCCAGCCGGGAGTTTCGAGCTTCAGCTTCACGCCGAGCTTGTCGGCAAATGCCTTGGCAACGTCCACATCAAAGCCGTCGAGCTCGTTCTTGTCGTTGATGTAGGCAAAGGGCGGATAGTCGTTCACAAGTGCATTGACGACCTCGCCCTTCTGTTTCACCCGGTCGAGCACTTCGCCCGCAAGGGCCGTCGTGGCGAAGGTGGAGAAGGCTAGAGCTGCAACGACTGTGGTTTTCAAAGATCTGGGCATGTGAACCTCGGAGTGGCGACGTGAAACGCTATGCTAGGCTTACCATCTTCAATCCAATAGACAGTAATTTCCATAGAATTTATCTATTATAGGATGGTATGCGATTTCTTCTGCAAATCTGACCATGTCTTGCTCAGGCACCTCTCCTCGTGCGCGAGGGGATTGGCGAAGTCGCCTGTGCCGGCCGTTCACGCGCTGCCGATCGGCGGTTCGATGCCTCGCAGTCCGAATCCATGCTTCGGACTGCGAGGGGTTGCGACCAGGCGTTGTCAGCCCCGATGGTCGAGCCGGGTGACGATCCGGTCACCCAGCCACTGTATGCCGCAGACGAGAACGATCAGAACGGCGACCACCGCGATCATGACGGTCGTTTCGAAGCGCTGGTAGCCATAGCGTATGGCAAGGTCGCCGAGGCCTCCTGCGCCGATGGCTCCGGCCATCGCGGACGCACCGATGAGGGTGACGATCGTCACGGTAAAGCCGGCAACAATACCGGGCAGAGCTTCCGGGATGAGCACCTCGCGAACGATTGTCCAGCGATTTCCACCCATGGCGCGCACCGCCTCGATGAGCCCCCTGTCGACCTCGCGCAACGACACCTCTGCGATGCGCGCATAATAGGGCGTCGCTGCGATCGACAGGGGCACGATCGCCGCCCATGTACCGATGGAGGTCCCGACGATCAGCCGTGTGACGGGAATGAGCGCGACCAGCAAGATGATGAAGGGCAACGACCGGAACGCGTTGATCACAGCCCCAAGCAGGCGGTTGATCGAAAGGTTCTCGGCGATGCCGCCGCGCGATGTGACGACCAGAGCCAGACCGAGCGGCAGACCGAACACAAGCGAGATGAAACCGGAGGCGGCCGTCATAAGGATCGTTTCCCAGAGCGACTGGATGAGCAGTTCAACCATGATCGGCGACATGACCGAGCACCTCCACCTGTGCGCCGAGGCGCTCTGCGAATGAAACCAGGCGACCGGCGGAACCGGTGCTCACGGAAATGAAGAACCGGCCGACAGGCTGCTCCCGGATATGATCGACACCGCCATGGATGAGGCGGTAGCCGTTCGGAAACGCATCCGAGAGATCCTGCAGAAGTGGCCCGGCCGCCGCGGGACCGGCGATGTCGACTGCGAGTACGGCATCGCCCTTTGCGGTCTGGGACAGCTTCTCCGCGATGTGGGCCGGCAGTTGCGGACGGATGCCGCTGAGCAGGCTTTTGGTCGTTTCGGCCTGGGGTCTCGAAAAGACCTGCCACACCGGCCCCTCCTCGACGACACGGCCGGCATCCAGCACGGTGACGCGATCGGCGATATTGCGCACCACCTCCATCTCGTGGGTGATGAGCAGAATGGTAAGTCCAAGCTTACTATTGATGTCTCTCAGAAGAGCCAGGATCGACCGCGTCGTTTCGGGGTCGAGTGCCGAGGTCGCCTCATCGGAAAGCAACAGCGCCGGGCTCGCGGCAAGTGCGCGCGCGATGCCGACGCGCTGCTTCTGCCCCCCGGAGAGTTCGGAAGGATAAGCCTTGGCCTTGTCCAGGAGACCGACGAGCTCGAGCAATTCGGCGGCGCGTGCCAGCCGCTTTGCCTTCGGCCAGCCTTCGATCTTCAGCGGCAAGGCGACATTCTGTTCCACCGTCTTTGCCGAGAGAAGGTTGAAGTGCTGGAAGATCATGCCGATCTTCCGACGGAGCGGCTGCAGTTCGACCTCGCGAAGGCTGGTGATCTCCCTGCCCTCGATCTGGATCTTGCCGCTATCCGGCCGTTCGAGCCCGTTAAGGCAGCGAATGAGGGTGGATTTTCCCGCACCGCTTCGTCCTATGATGCCAAGGATCTCACCACGCCGGACACCGAGAGAAACACCGTCGAGCGCTGCGGTGTCGCCGAAGCGCCGTCTGACGTCGGTCAGCCGGACGACGTCGCTGCCGCTTACCTCCATCTCCCCGGATGTCCATGATACGTGACTGTTCATTCTGCTTGCCTTCGAAACGGTGAGACAGCCCGCGACGCCGATTGCGCGTCGCGGGCTGTCTCGATTGACGGTTGGCTGCTCTTAGTAGGCGCTGATGCCGGTACCCTTGTAGACACGGTCGAACTCGGCCTTCACGGCGTCGTTCTGATAGGCCGCGACGAGCGGCTTGACCCACGCCTCATCCTTCGATTCTTCGCGGACCGCGATGAAGTTGCGGTACGGGTTCTCGGCCACCGGCTCCTGCGCAATGCGGTTTTCCGGAGTGAGGCCGCTCTTCAGTGCCCAGTCCGTGTTGACGACGGCCGCATCGAGATCCTCGACCGAGCGGCCGACGATGCCGGCATCGAGCTCCTTGATCTGGATGTTCTTGGGATTTTCGGAAATGTCGGCGATGGTCGCCAGAATTCCGGTACCGTCCTTCAGCTTGATCAGGCCTTCGTTCTGCAGAACGCGAAGTGCGCGGCCCTCGTTGGAGGGGTCGTTCGGGACCCCGATGATGGCACCTTCCGGCAGTTCGGCCGTCTTGGCATGCTTCTTCGAGTAGAGGCCGATCGGCCAGACGCCGGTGTAGCCTACCGGCACGATCTTGTAGCCCTGCGTCTTGATCTGGTTCTCGAGATACGGAAGGTGCTGGAAGGCATTCGCATCGATCTCACCGCGGGAGAGCGCTTCGTTCGGCTGGGTGTAGTCGTTGAAGACGACCGTCTGGATGGTCAGGCCCTTCTTGGCGGCCTCGGCCGTCACCACACGCCAGACATCCTCGTCCTCGCCGGAGATGATGCCAACCTTCAGTTCCGTCTTGTCTTCGGCGAACGCCGGAGCCGAAGCCGAGTAGGTCGTGACCGCTACGGCGACAGTCGCCAGGGCGGCAAGCGCCACGCGGCGGGAAAAGAGTTTATTTTCAAGGAGGTTCTTTGACATGGTAATCTTGCTCTCGCCATTGGGAAGATCGACTTCGAAACGTCAGCGTTTCTGGCATCAAGATCGCAAATGCCGATTTTCCGGACAACGAATGGCAATTTGTTAGGCAAAGCGAACGTGAACTTTCCCTATCGCCAATCGAAGCCATCAAGAAAAATAATTTCTATTGAATTTATAGACTACATTGTACCAGACAAGACCCGACGCCTTGGAAGAAGTATTGAACGCGCCTCTACCGTTCGTATTCGAGCGAACTGCTCGCGGCGGCCGCGCCGGGCCTGAAACGCGCGCCGGGATGACGGTCCGGCAGACGGTCGCCTTCCCCGAACAACCGGTTGCGGAGGCTCCCTTTCGCGTAGGCGGTCTTGTATCGGCCGCGTTCCTGCAGCACTGGAACGACGAGATCGATGAAATCCTCGTAGCTTTCCGGCGTCACTGTGCGGGCGAGATTGAAGCCATCGATCTCCCCCTTGTCGACCCATTCCTCAAGTGCATCGGCCACCTGTGCCGGATCGCCCACGATCAGCGGGTACCGTCCGCCAATCGCCAGGTCGGAAAGGATGCTGCGCTTCGTCCAGCCGCGTTCGCGCGCGAGATCGACCGAGGACTGAACGAAGTTGCCCTTGCCGTAGGTGATCTTCTCATCGAGGTCGTATTGCGAAAAGTCGATGCCCGTGCCGGCCGAAAAGTGGGCGAGGCCCGCCTCCGGGCTCGCATAGCGAACATAGTCCTCGTATTTCTCCCGCGCGGCGTTTTCCGTCCTGTCAACCACGACGGTGACGCCGGCAAAGATCTGTACGTCCTCCGCTCGCCTACCTTGCGCAACCGCCCCTTGCCGGATCGCACGCGAAGCGGTCCGTGCCAGGGTTGTATCCGGCGAAGAGATGAATACGCATTCGGCGTGCCGGGCAGCGAACTGCCTGCCGCGGCCGGAGGTGCCTGCCTGGTATAGGACGGGCGTGCGCTGGCGCGACGGTTCGCTGAGGTGATAGCCTTCGGCGCGGTAGTATTTGCCCTCGTGCCTTATCTTTCGCACAAGCCGCGGATCCGCATAGACCCTCGCATTCCGGTCACGCAGCACGGCCTTGTCGTCCCAGCTGCCTTCCCAAAGCGCATAGAGCAGATCGAGACATTCGTCCGCGCGATCGTAGCGCGTGTCGTGTTCGCCGAGCGCTGCTTGGCCCACGGCACGGGCCGCACTGTCGAGATAGCCGGTGACGATGTTCCAGCCGATGCGGCCCTCCGTCAGGTGGTCCAGCGTCGACATGCGGCGCGCGAAAATATACGGCTCCTCGGCATGCACGTTCACGGTGACGCCAAAGCCCAGTCCTTTGGTGACCGCGGCCATTGCGGAAACCAGCATCAACGGATCGTTGACAGGAAGCTGGATCGATTCCTTCAACGTCAGGTCCACGGACTGCTGGTAGACGTCGTAGACGCCGACGATGTCCGCCAGGAACAGGCCGTCGAACAGACCGCGCTCCAGGGTCGCCGCGAGCGACGTCCAGTAGTCGAGCCTGTGATACTGGTCAGACCGATCGCGCGGATGGGTCCACAGACCGTGATTGATGTGACCGACGCAGTTCATGTTGAACGCGTTGAGGAGAATTTCTTTTGGCATGCGCGAACTCACGGACAGCGTTCGAAATGCACCCTGTCAGATCCAGGAATGCAGCGGCGGTTGGACGCCGTTCAGATAGTACTGGCCGATCGCATGGAATTTCCAGCGCACGGGATCATGAAGCGTATGCGTGCGGGCATCACGCCAGAAGCGATCGAGATTGTGCATGCCGAGCGTCGAACGCGTGCCGGCGAGCTCGAACAGCTTGTTTGCTGCGGCAAGCGCCACCTCGGTCGTCAGAACCTTCGCCTCGGCCACGGCAATCTTCGCCTTGGCGATCGTCTCGTCATTGACCTCGGCAATGGTTTCGTCGAGCTGCCGGCCGGCCCGCTCGAGCAGGGCTTCCGCGGCATGCAGGCGGATCTTGAGATCGCCGATCGCGGCAATCGTGTAGGGATCGTCGCCTGCCCTGTCCGCGCCGCTGTCGATCCATGGCCGGGCATGATTGCGCACGAGATCGATGGTCTCTTCGATCGCGCCCCGCGCGATCCCGGCATCGATCGCCGCATGGATAAGCTGGCTCTGAGGCCCCACCGCACTCTGGTTCTCGTAGACGATGTGGGCGGGCAGAACCCGGCTTTGCGGGATCGGCACCGCGTCCAGTATCACGGTTCCGCTCGCCGTGGTGCGCTGGCCGAAGGCCGACCAGTCGTTGACGACCTCAAGGCCCGAGGCGTCACGATCGGCAACCGCGACGACGACATGCCCCTCCTCGTCGAGAGCCACGATCGGTACAAGATGGGCAAAGAGCGCGCCGGTGGAATAGAATTTTCGGCCCGTCACGGTGAAATTCTCACCGTTGCGGA contains:
- a CDS encoding transporter substrate-binding domain-containing protein, which translates into the protein MPRSLKTTVVAALAFSTFATTALAGEVLDRVKQKGEVVNALVNDYPPFAYINDKNELDGFDVDVAKAFADKLGVKLKLETPGWETIIGGRWAGRWDIAITSSTPTEERAKVVNFPVNYYSVPAVLVVNKDEQAIKSVADITGKRVGVGTGSSYEAYVNRNFSIPGQPAIAFPFGEVQVVPNDETVNFQNLALGAGVRLDAIVASLGTAQGQIDATGKLKLAGEPLFAEPNAVVTDKGDAEWDAEIKRVITELKDDGTLAKISEKWFKVDITKYAF
- a CDS encoding methionine ABC transporter permease, whose translation is MSPIMVELLIQSLWETILMTAASGFISLVFGLPLGLALVVTSRGGIAENLSINRLLGAVINAFRSLPFIILLVALIPVTRLIVGTSIGTWAAIVPLSIAATPYYARIAEVSLREVDRGLIEAVRAMGGNRWTIVREVLIPEALPGIVAGFTVTIVTLIGASAMAGAIGAGGLGDLAIRYGYQRFETTVMIAVVAVLIVLVCGIQWLGDRIVTRLDHRG
- a CDS encoding LLM class flavin-dependent oxidoreductase; the protein is MPKEILLNAFNMNCVGHINHGLWTHPRDRSDQYHRLDYWTSLAATLERGLFDGLFLADIVGVYDVYQQSVDLTLKESIQLPVNDPLMLVSAMAAVTKGLGFGVTVNVHAEEPYIFARRMSTLDHLTEGRIGWNIVTGYLDSAARAVGQAALGEHDTRYDRADECLDLLYALWEGSWDDKAVLRDRNARVYADPRLVRKIRHEGKYYRAEGYHLSEPSRQRTPVLYQAGTSGRGRQFAARHAECVFISSPDTTLARTASRAIRQGAVAQGRRAEDVQIFAGVTVVVDRTENAAREKYEDYVRYASPEAGLAHFSAGTGIDFSQYDLDEKITYGKGNFVQSSVDLARERGWTKRSILSDLAIGGRYPLIVGDPAQVADALEEWVDKGEIDGFNLARTVTPESYEDFIDLVVPVLQERGRYKTAYAKGSLRNRLFGEGDRLPDRHPGARFRPGAAAASSSLEYER
- a CDS encoding amino acid ABC transporter permease, whose product is MPSDIVLPAVENPERVRARFPLSGPAGFRLRVQLVWLALLTLLLSLFYNLGLDFGLIGEKLPFMLGLRLSPDGFVQGVVLTILITVTSMIVSLVVAVLTALGRLSSNALAFGCATFYASFFRGTPLLVQVLIIYLALPQFGIVLSGFVSGILALSLNYGAYLAETIRAGILSVPLGQAEAARALGLGRGVIAFKIIAPQAMRIIIPPAGGHFISMLKDSSLVSVMGLWELNFLAQSYGRATYHYMEMLLTAAAIYWLLSIGLELVQNRLERRFGRGFAAGRQGG
- a CDS encoding MetQ/NlpA family lipoprotein, producing the protein MSKNLLENKLFSRRVALAALATVAVAVTTYSASAPAFAEDKTELKVGIISGEDEDVWRVVTAEAAKKGLTIQTVVFNDYTQPNEALSRGEIDANAFQHLPYLENQIKTQGYKIVPVGYTGVWPIGLYSKKHAKTAELPEGAIIGVPNDPSNEGRALRVLQNEGLIKLKDGTGILATIADISENPKNIQIKELDAGIVGRSVEDLDAAVVNTDWALKSGLTPENRIAQEPVAENPYRNFIAVREESKDEAWVKPLVAAYQNDAVKAEFDRVYKGTGISAY
- a CDS encoding methionine ABC transporter ATP-binding protein; translation: MNSHVSWTSGEMEVSGSDVVRLTDVRRRFGDTAALDGVSLGVRRGEILGIIGRSGAGKSTLIRCLNGLERPDSGKIQIEGREITSLREVELQPLRRKIGMIFQHFNLLSAKTVEQNVALPLKIEGWPKAKRLARAAELLELVGLLDKAKAYPSELSGGQKQRVGIARALAASPALLLSDEATSALDPETTRSILALLRDINSKLGLTILLITHEMEVVRNIADRVTVLDAGRVVEEGPVWQVFSRPQAETTKSLLSGIRPQLPAHIAEKLSQTAKGDAVLAVDIAGPAAAGPLLQDLSDAFPNGYRLIHGGVDHIREQPVGRFFISVSTGSAGRLVSFAERLGAQVEVLGHVADHG
- a CDS encoding SfnB family sulfur acquisition oxidoreductase gives rise to the protein MTQTKVAATSFPSTPAPGQPGWVPSAPSAPAHVIAGEAEALAVAERLQPLFAAEAKERDRERRLPFAEVNLFSQSGLWGITIPKAYGGAEVSQVTLAKVFATLAAGDPSLTQIAQNSFEIIDVIRQTGSEAQKRELFGAVLSGKRLGNAFSEFGGKNVEAFETKLVRNGENFTVTGRKFYSTGALFAHLVPIVALDEEGHVVVAVADRDASGLEVVNDWSAFGQRTTASGTVILDAVPIPQSRVLPAHIVYENQSAVGPQSQLIHAAIDAGIARGAIEETIDLVRNHARPWIDSGADRAGDDPYTIAAIGDLKIRLHAAEALLERAGRQLDETIAEVNDETIAKAKIAVAEAKVLTTEVALAAANKLFELAGTRSTLGMHNLDRFWRDARTHTLHDPVRWKFHAIGQYYLNGVQPPLHSWI